From one Rosa rugosa chromosome 4, drRosRugo1.1, whole genome shotgun sequence genomic stretch:
- the LOC133743143 gene encoding CST complex subunit CTC1 isoform X1 has product MENVRVLTIADLLQRGRCLTGTSSFGTPSSFAPKSNPSISPIPSNPNPNSTTKVLPSLDHFVLIIGTITLPSATSTSTSASNAAAAPRCSYNTCFQFSDNSAASICCDVLDFDARILDKRINVLAWNFIPFKRGGGFLEIIRWGFQGSIGGIWPCSNIISMELGPSTANEDSSKARHGVFGALESVSPFSIVSCRTGDSNSKSYKALDSGPPTSLRGFLVQFMVCECRSCSSKESIMVLKDSIQERDTHSFTKPMFVYCCGSVSSWHPVFTKLVGNIVAISGLKKKLVFIGKEESKVMCVTTGSSALHLSRLSKKLTPKVTVGRKGNGEVGSYRGVVKGVYMQGMVAELDNEVWLLLTDQLLTPPHSVRAGALVSVRNAHFVNPRFSWTRRMLILGACFRTSVIVESFSPIGTRCHIASQSQSSLGKFIESLAFSSRLWVLLVASYFRKKFAGILSEKEILGSKHKGGLVEMYASSQMPSSKHQTRAGVFMEFCKHDSCACGCEPYIDNLTLVIPLSFFIYHCEPAWMRALDLEGNSRKLHDDKQYSLQLCEGRSYVQSIRKIFSSEDIGITLIGSLKTSPSSGRLQLVDATGSIDVLVPDIPSTWDATRTIKVVDYSVIIEGMPGSVDSEGLLEYDLFSTRTIFDFVPLARKVNLTVCVYFRLRSPLCRNLCFYPCTGLGEDLKRFESGTFHLLWITHKFPVLHKFQGDVLTSSLSMFVEAIILPWNLSVAENNGIACQTGVVGDDPKNSMEFCAVGCYLKNDSFKRRKVCDSSRKELSSGSMDCSYEAVGKLNSCSESYIESSEDKTYSDLSCHEISGLAIISEVARSVMLYCSKTKLNSGGFCGPSGQKILLEFKSDSFYKYQLLQIGCYYITKHDIEDSFCNLKGSDYFIGKKILIPPTTHLWSLSFGSDEICQNNSSSKCIPLDDSLISDELLSGYHNEVLLQTSNENLSGTSSDMCLCLSASVLGLGELQQKELKESLIKPVVTPKDIPKISSCIRPVTTAPPLSTESNRMFPEGNLISMRGHVVAVHSVEDNSVDPYLNRQNLRDPLELRFLQRTTSSCIHVLVDNQIVKLSGSLRNHDFPVGFGPGVDATFYRILALWEQNRWILTSVSFITIHSISGDNESCGVKSSNPASYTPNASPQEIVRSGLISELDQSLDFKPMLLHCRVVAIHFLVLEKKSGNVNYQLKNHLRQHLVDVPLAGFVLDDGSSPCCCWANAERAATLLRLHEEFPELAFENSGWTLKWVRTDNNSWSSTIYHLERILNNHHRIVVRNYGSMFDSSYQDLAVSVSSDNALSSYDENLLKFIVFNACFSKFWTIGASMMDLDAVRRLKRENLVEMEMFMHSMQHIWAAEVQHINHLGQARNVIQELIDG; this is encoded by the exons ATGGAAAATGTGAGAGTCTTGACAATCGCAGACTTACTCCAACGCGGCCGTTGCCTCACCGGAACCTCCTCTTTCGGTACCCCTTCTTCCTTTGCTCCAAAATCAAACCCCTCCATTTCTCCCATCCcctcaaaccctaaccctaattccaCCACTAAGGTTCTCCCCTCTCTCGACCACTTTGTCCTCATCATCGGAACTATAACTCTCCCCAGcgccacctccacctccacctccgcTTCAAACGCCGCCGCCGCTCCTCGATGCTCCTACAACACTTGCTTCCAATTCTCAGACAACTCGGCCGCCTCGATCTGCTGCGACGTTCTTGATTTCGATGCTCGGATTCTCGACAAGAGAATCAATGTTCTCGCTTGGAATTTCATTCCCTTCAAACGTGGCGGTGGGTTCTTGGAGATTATCAGATGGGGGTTTCAGGGTTCAATAGGTGGAATTTGGCCCTGTTCGAATATCATTTCTATGGAGTTAGGCCCTTCCACTGCTAATGAAGACAGTTCCAAGGCTCGTCATGGCGTGTTCGGCGCACTGGAGTCGGTTAGCCCTTTCTCCATTGTTTCATGTAGAACAGGTGATAGCAATTCGAAAAGCTACAAGGCTTTGGATTCAGGCCCTCCGACAAGCCTCCGCGGCTTCTTAGTCCAATTTATGGTTTGTGAGTGTAGATCATGCAGTTCAAAGGAGTCAATCATGGTTTTGAAGGATTCAATTCAAGAAAGAGATACTCATTCTTTTACCAAACCAATGTTTGTATATTGTTGCGGTTCTGTTTCATCCTGGCATCCTGTATTTACGAAACTTGTGGGAAATATTGTTGCTATATCAGGCTTGAAAAAGAAGTTGGTTTTTATAGGGAAGGAAGAGTCTAAAGTAATGTGTGTAACTACAGGAAGTTCTGCCTTGCATTTGAGCAGATTGTCCAAGAAATTGACGCCGAAAGTTACAGTAGGTAGAAAGGGAAATGGGGAAGTTGGTTCGTATAGAGGGGTAGTTAAAGGTGTGTATATGCAAGGAATGGTTGCGGAATTGGATAATGAGGTGTGGCTGTTGTTAACTGATCAACTGCTTACTCCACCGCATAGTGTTAGGGCGGGTGCTCTC GTTTCTGTGAGAAATGCCCATTTTGTAAATCCCAGATTTTCTTGGACAAGAAGAATGCTTATACTTGGTGCTTGCTTTAGGACCAGTGTAATTGTGGAATCCTTCTCTCCAATTGGAACTCG GTGTCATATAGCCTCACAATCACAGAGTTCGTTGGGGAAGTTCATCGAATCCTTAGCATTTTCTTCCAGATTATG GGTATTGCTGGTTGCCTCGTATTTCCGGAAAAAGTTTGCTGGTATCTTATCTGAGAAGGAAATTTTGGGCTCAAAACAT AAGGGAGGATTAGTTGAGATGTATGCTAGTTCACAGATGCCTTCGTCAAAGCATCAAACTCGG GCGGGAGTATTCATGGAATTTTGCAAGCATGATTCCTGTGCCTGTGGTTGTGAGCCATACATAGATAATCTGACTCTG GTGATCCCCCTGTCTTTTTTCATATATCACTGTGAGCCCGCATGGATGAGGGCACTGGACCTGGAAGGTAACAGTAGAAAATTGCATGATGACAAACAGTACAGCCTTCAATTATGTGAAGGGAGATCTTATGTTCAGTCTATTAGAAAGATCTTTTCAAGTGAAGATATAGGCATAACTTTGATTGGAAGTTTGAAG ACTTCTCCATCTTCCGGAAGACTGCAGTTGGTTGATGCAACTGGTAGCATTGATGTTCTTGTACCAGACATTCCATCTACTTGGGATGCCACTAGAACaatcaag GTAGTTGACTACAGTGTCATTATTGAAGGCATGCCTGGATCTGTGGATTCCGAAGGATTGCTTGAATATGATTTGTTCTCAACTCGAACTATCTTTGATTTTGTACCATTGGCAAGAAAGGTGAACTTAACAGTTTGTGTTTACTTTCGCTTGAGAAGTCCGTTGTGCAGAAATCTTTGCTTTTATCCTTGTACTGGATTGGGAGAAGATTTGAAGAGATTTGAAAGTGGAACATTTCACCTGCTATGGATTACCCACAAATTTCCTGTGCTACACAAG TTTCAAGGTGATGTGTTAACAAGCTCATTAAGCATGTTTGTTGAGGCTATAATCTTGCCATGGAATTTATCAGTTGCTGAAAACAATGGTATTGCATGTCAAACTGGGGTAGTTGGGGATGATCCAAAAAATTCCATGGAATTCTGTGCTGTTGGATGTTACTTGAAGAATGATTCTTTCAAGAGACGGAAGGTTTGTGATTCATCAAGGAAGGAACTAAGTTCTGGTTCAATGGACTGTTCCTATGAGGCCGTCGGAAAACTGAATTCTTGTTCTGAGTCTTACATTGAATCCAGTGAGGATAAAACATATAGCGACTTGAGTTGTCATGAAATATCTGGTTTGGCTATAATCAGCGAAGTTGCTCGTTCAGTTATGTTGTACTGTTCAAAAACCAAATTAAATAGTGGTGGCTTTTGCGGTCCAAGTGGACAGAAGATATTGCTCGAGTTTAAGTCTGACAGCTTTTATAAGTATCAG CTGTTGCAGATTGGCTGCTATTATATCACAAAGCATGATATAGAAGATTCTTTTTGTAATCTTAAGGGCTCTGACTATTTCATTGGTAAAAAAATTCTCATCCCTCCCACAACTCATCTGTGGAGCCTTTCATTTGGTTCTGATGAGATTTGTCAAAATAACAGTTCATCAAAGTGTATTCCATTGGATGATTCTCTTATAAGTGACGAGCTTCTATCTGGATATCATAACGAAGTACTTCTTCAGACATCCAATGAAAATTTGTCTGGAACCTCTTCAGACATGTGTCTTTGTCTGTCTGCAAGCGTATTAGGTCTTGGAGAGCTACAGCAAAAGGAACTGAAAGAAAGCCTGATCAAGCCAGTTGTGACACCAAAAGACATTCCAAAAATCTCTTCATGCATTAGGCCTGTAACGACTGCGCCTCCACTATCAACTGAATCTAACCGCATGTTTCCTGAGGGAAACCTAATATCTATGCGTGGGCATGTGGTTGCGGTTCATAGCGTTGAGGACAACTCTGTTGATCCATATTTGAACCGTCAAAACCTTCGTGATCCTCTTGAGCTGAGATTCTTGCAGAGGACAACAAGCAGTTGCATTCACGTGTTGGTGGATAATCAGATT GTAAAGCTATCTGGTTCTTTGCGCAATCATGATTTTCCAGTCGGATTTGGACCTGGTGTGGATGCAACATTTTATCGGATTCTTGCATTGTG GGAGCAGAATAGATGGATCTTGACATCGGTATCATTTATTACAATCCATTCCATAAGTGGAGACAATGAATCATGTGGTGTCAAGAGCTCTAATCCTGCTTCATACACACCCAATGCTTCGCCTCAAGAGATTGTTCGTTCAGGGTTGATATCTGAATTGGATCAAAGTTTGGACTTCAAGCCAATGCTGTTGCATTGCAGG GTTGTTGCTATCCATTTCCTGGTTCTAGAGAAGAAAAGTGGAAATGTCAATTATCAACTAAAAAATCACTTGAGGCAGCATCTTGTTGACGTCCCACTTGCTGGCTTTGTTCTAG ATGACGGTTCTTCTCCATGCTGTTGTTGGGCTAATGCTGAAAGAGCGGCAACCTTGCTGAGGCTGCATGAAGAATTCCCAGAGTTAGCTTTTGAAAATAGTGGCTGGACCTTAAAGTGGGTCAGAACGGACAATAATTCATGGAGTTCCACTATCTATCATCTCGAGAGAATTTTAAATAATCATCATCGGATTGTAGTGAGGAACTATGGATCAATGTTTGATTCGTCTTATCAAGATCTCGCTGTGTCTGTGAGTTCAGATAATGCCCTCAGCAGCTATGATGAAAACCTTCTAAAGTTTATAGTCTTCAATGCTTGCTTCAGCAAATTTTGG ACCATTGGTGCTAGTATGATGGATTTGGATGCTGTCAGGCGATTGAAGAGAGAGAACCTTGTGGAAATGGAGATGTTTATGCATTCCATGCAACATATATGGGCCGCAGAAGTTCAACACATTAACCATCTGGGTCAGGCCAGGAATGTTATTCAAGAACTGATAGACGGGTAA
- the LOC133743143 gene encoding CST complex subunit CTC1 isoform X3, translating into MENVRVLTIADLLQRGRCLTGTSSFGTPSSFAPKSNPSISPIPSNPNPNSTTKVLPSLDHFVLIIGTITLPSATSTSTSASNAAAAPRCSYNTCFQFSDNSAASICCDVLDFDARILDKRINVLAWNFIPFKRGGGFLEIIRWGFQGSIGGIWPCSNIISMELGPSTANEDSSKARHGVFGALESVSPFSIVSCRTGDSNSKSYKALDSGPPTSLRGFLVQFMVCECRSCSSKESIMVLKDSIQERDTHSFTKPMFVYCCGSVSSWHPVFTKLVGNIVAISGLKKKLVFIGKEESKVMCVTTGSSALHLSRLSKKLTPKVTVGRKGNGEVGSYRGVVKGVYMQGMVAELDNEVWLLLTDQLLTPPHSVRAGALVSVRNAHFVNPRFSWTRRMLILGACFRTSVIVESFSPIGTRCHIASQSQSSLGKFIESLAFSSRLWVLLVASYFRKKFAGILSEKEILGSKHKGGLVEMYASSQMPSSKHQTRAGVFMEFCKHDSCACGCEPYIDNLTLVIPLSFFIYHCEPAWMRALDLEGNSRKLHDDKQYSLQLCEGRSYVQSIRKIFSSEDIGITLIGSLKTSPSSGRLQLVDATGSIDVLVPDIPSTWDATRTIKVVDYSVIIEGMPGSVDSEGLLEYDLFSTRTIFDFVPLARKVNLTVCVYFRLRSPLCRNLCFYPCTGLGEDLKRFESGTFHLLWITHKFPVLHKFQGDVLTSSLSMFVEAIILPWNLSVAENNGIACQTGVVGDDPKNSMEFCAVGCYLKNDSFKRRKVCDSSRKELSSGSMDCSYEAVGKLNSCSESYIESSEDKTYSDLSCHEISGLAIISEVARSVMLYCSKTKLNSGGFCGPSGQKILLEFKSDSFYKYQLLQIGCYYITKHDIEDSFCNLKGSDYFIGKKILIPPTTHLWSLSFGSDEICQNNSSSKCIPLDDSLISDELLSGYHNEVLLQTSNENLSGTSSDMCLCLSASVLGLGELQQKELKESLIKPVVTPKDIPKISSCIRPVTTAPPLSTESNRMFPEGNLISMRGHVVAVHSVEDNSVDPYLNRQNLRDPLELRFLQRTTSSCIHVLVDNQIVKLSGSLRNHDFPVGFGPGVDATFYRILALWEQNRWILTSVSFITIHSISGDNESCGVKSSNPASYTPNASPQEIVRSGLISELDQSLDFKPMLLHCRMTVLLHAVVGLMLKERQPC; encoded by the exons ATGGAAAATGTGAGAGTCTTGACAATCGCAGACTTACTCCAACGCGGCCGTTGCCTCACCGGAACCTCCTCTTTCGGTACCCCTTCTTCCTTTGCTCCAAAATCAAACCCCTCCATTTCTCCCATCCcctcaaaccctaaccctaattccaCCACTAAGGTTCTCCCCTCTCTCGACCACTTTGTCCTCATCATCGGAACTATAACTCTCCCCAGcgccacctccacctccacctccgcTTCAAACGCCGCCGCCGCTCCTCGATGCTCCTACAACACTTGCTTCCAATTCTCAGACAACTCGGCCGCCTCGATCTGCTGCGACGTTCTTGATTTCGATGCTCGGATTCTCGACAAGAGAATCAATGTTCTCGCTTGGAATTTCATTCCCTTCAAACGTGGCGGTGGGTTCTTGGAGATTATCAGATGGGGGTTTCAGGGTTCAATAGGTGGAATTTGGCCCTGTTCGAATATCATTTCTATGGAGTTAGGCCCTTCCACTGCTAATGAAGACAGTTCCAAGGCTCGTCATGGCGTGTTCGGCGCACTGGAGTCGGTTAGCCCTTTCTCCATTGTTTCATGTAGAACAGGTGATAGCAATTCGAAAAGCTACAAGGCTTTGGATTCAGGCCCTCCGACAAGCCTCCGCGGCTTCTTAGTCCAATTTATGGTTTGTGAGTGTAGATCATGCAGTTCAAAGGAGTCAATCATGGTTTTGAAGGATTCAATTCAAGAAAGAGATACTCATTCTTTTACCAAACCAATGTTTGTATATTGTTGCGGTTCTGTTTCATCCTGGCATCCTGTATTTACGAAACTTGTGGGAAATATTGTTGCTATATCAGGCTTGAAAAAGAAGTTGGTTTTTATAGGGAAGGAAGAGTCTAAAGTAATGTGTGTAACTACAGGAAGTTCTGCCTTGCATTTGAGCAGATTGTCCAAGAAATTGACGCCGAAAGTTACAGTAGGTAGAAAGGGAAATGGGGAAGTTGGTTCGTATAGAGGGGTAGTTAAAGGTGTGTATATGCAAGGAATGGTTGCGGAATTGGATAATGAGGTGTGGCTGTTGTTAACTGATCAACTGCTTACTCCACCGCATAGTGTTAGGGCGGGTGCTCTC GTTTCTGTGAGAAATGCCCATTTTGTAAATCCCAGATTTTCTTGGACAAGAAGAATGCTTATACTTGGTGCTTGCTTTAGGACCAGTGTAATTGTGGAATCCTTCTCTCCAATTGGAACTCG GTGTCATATAGCCTCACAATCACAGAGTTCGTTGGGGAAGTTCATCGAATCCTTAGCATTTTCTTCCAGATTATG GGTATTGCTGGTTGCCTCGTATTTCCGGAAAAAGTTTGCTGGTATCTTATCTGAGAAGGAAATTTTGGGCTCAAAACAT AAGGGAGGATTAGTTGAGATGTATGCTAGTTCACAGATGCCTTCGTCAAAGCATCAAACTCGG GCGGGAGTATTCATGGAATTTTGCAAGCATGATTCCTGTGCCTGTGGTTGTGAGCCATACATAGATAATCTGACTCTG GTGATCCCCCTGTCTTTTTTCATATATCACTGTGAGCCCGCATGGATGAGGGCACTGGACCTGGAAGGTAACAGTAGAAAATTGCATGATGACAAACAGTACAGCCTTCAATTATGTGAAGGGAGATCTTATGTTCAGTCTATTAGAAAGATCTTTTCAAGTGAAGATATAGGCATAACTTTGATTGGAAGTTTGAAG ACTTCTCCATCTTCCGGAAGACTGCAGTTGGTTGATGCAACTGGTAGCATTGATGTTCTTGTACCAGACATTCCATCTACTTGGGATGCCACTAGAACaatcaag GTAGTTGACTACAGTGTCATTATTGAAGGCATGCCTGGATCTGTGGATTCCGAAGGATTGCTTGAATATGATTTGTTCTCAACTCGAACTATCTTTGATTTTGTACCATTGGCAAGAAAGGTGAACTTAACAGTTTGTGTTTACTTTCGCTTGAGAAGTCCGTTGTGCAGAAATCTTTGCTTTTATCCTTGTACTGGATTGGGAGAAGATTTGAAGAGATTTGAAAGTGGAACATTTCACCTGCTATGGATTACCCACAAATTTCCTGTGCTACACAAG TTTCAAGGTGATGTGTTAACAAGCTCATTAAGCATGTTTGTTGAGGCTATAATCTTGCCATGGAATTTATCAGTTGCTGAAAACAATGGTATTGCATGTCAAACTGGGGTAGTTGGGGATGATCCAAAAAATTCCATGGAATTCTGTGCTGTTGGATGTTACTTGAAGAATGATTCTTTCAAGAGACGGAAGGTTTGTGATTCATCAAGGAAGGAACTAAGTTCTGGTTCAATGGACTGTTCCTATGAGGCCGTCGGAAAACTGAATTCTTGTTCTGAGTCTTACATTGAATCCAGTGAGGATAAAACATATAGCGACTTGAGTTGTCATGAAATATCTGGTTTGGCTATAATCAGCGAAGTTGCTCGTTCAGTTATGTTGTACTGTTCAAAAACCAAATTAAATAGTGGTGGCTTTTGCGGTCCAAGTGGACAGAAGATATTGCTCGAGTTTAAGTCTGACAGCTTTTATAAGTATCAG CTGTTGCAGATTGGCTGCTATTATATCACAAAGCATGATATAGAAGATTCTTTTTGTAATCTTAAGGGCTCTGACTATTTCATTGGTAAAAAAATTCTCATCCCTCCCACAACTCATCTGTGGAGCCTTTCATTTGGTTCTGATGAGATTTGTCAAAATAACAGTTCATCAAAGTGTATTCCATTGGATGATTCTCTTATAAGTGACGAGCTTCTATCTGGATATCATAACGAAGTACTTCTTCAGACATCCAATGAAAATTTGTCTGGAACCTCTTCAGACATGTGTCTTTGTCTGTCTGCAAGCGTATTAGGTCTTGGAGAGCTACAGCAAAAGGAACTGAAAGAAAGCCTGATCAAGCCAGTTGTGACACCAAAAGACATTCCAAAAATCTCTTCATGCATTAGGCCTGTAACGACTGCGCCTCCACTATCAACTGAATCTAACCGCATGTTTCCTGAGGGAAACCTAATATCTATGCGTGGGCATGTGGTTGCGGTTCATAGCGTTGAGGACAACTCTGTTGATCCATATTTGAACCGTCAAAACCTTCGTGATCCTCTTGAGCTGAGATTCTTGCAGAGGACAACAAGCAGTTGCATTCACGTGTTGGTGGATAATCAGATT GTAAAGCTATCTGGTTCTTTGCGCAATCATGATTTTCCAGTCGGATTTGGACCTGGTGTGGATGCAACATTTTATCGGATTCTTGCATTGTG GGAGCAGAATAGATGGATCTTGACATCGGTATCATTTATTACAATCCATTCCATAAGTGGAGACAATGAATCATGTGGTGTCAAGAGCTCTAATCCTGCTTCATACACACCCAATGCTTCGCCTCAAGAGATTGTTCGTTCAGGGTTGATATCTGAATTGGATCAAAGTTTGGACTTCAAGCCAATGCTGTTGCATTGCAGG ATGACGGTTCTTCTCCATGCTGTTGTTGGGCTAATGCTGAAAGAGCGGCAACCTTGCTGA